A window of the Nitrospirota bacterium genome harbors these coding sequences:
- the pyrF gene encoding orotidine-5'-phosphate decarboxylase, whose amino-acid sequence MLKSNKLILAIDVSEPDYAIDLVEKFKDHIEIYKVGFELFSVAGPSIIEEINKRGKRVFLDLKFHDIPHTVAKASIVVTKLGVHMFNVHTSGGFEMMKRCRESVVELCLKENIDRPKIFGVTVLTSLSRDNLRDELGIQHSVRTHVRHLSGLALKAGLDGVISSAREAEIIKSHCGQNFLVISPGIRPSWTPPDDQKRTMTPKEAIRGGVDYIVMGRAIINHSDPLKALELIKLEMVTA is encoded by the coding sequence GTGCTAAAAAGCAACAAGTTAATACTTGCTATAGATGTATCAGAACCAGATTATGCAATCGACCTCGTTGAAAAATTTAAAGATCATATTGAGATTTACAAGGTAGGTTTTGAACTTTTTAGTGTAGCAGGTCCAAGTATAATTGAAGAAATAAATAAAAGAGGGAAAAGAGTTTTTCTTGATTTAAAATTCCATGACATACCTCATACAGTTGCGAAAGCATCTATTGTAGTAACAAAGCTCGGAGTACATATGTTTAATGTTCATACTTCAGGTGGTTTTGAGATGATGAAAAGATGCAGAGAAAGTGTTGTTGAGTTATGCCTTAAAGAAAATATAGATCGTCCCAAGATTTTTGGGGTAACAGTTCTGACAAGTCTCTCACGAGATAATCTCAGAGATGAACTCGGGATACAACATAGTGTTAGAACACATGTTAGGCATCTGTCAGGTCTTGCACTAAAGGCTGGCTTAGATGGTGTTATATCATCTGCAAGAGAAGCTGAGATAATTAAATCTCATTGTGGTCAGAACTTTCTTGTAATATCACCCGGCATAAGGCCTTCATGGACTCCTCCAGATGATCAGAAAAGAACAATGACTCCAAAAGAAGCAATTAGGGGAGGTGTTGATTACATTGTAATGGGAAGAGCTATAATTAACCACAGTGATCCCCTCAAGGCTTTAGAATTAATAAAGCTTGAAATGGTTACTGCCTGA
- a CDS encoding dCTP deaminase: MLKNDRWIREMAKKGMIEPFHGEITGKGIISYGVSSYGYDMRVSDEFKIFTPKKDTIIDPKKIEPNCFENFKGDVCIVPQNSFVLARSLEYFRIPRNVLAICLGKSTYARCGIIINVTPLEPEWEGYVTIEISNTAPLPAKIYANEGIAQLLFLEGSEICQISYADKKGKYQSQKEITIAKT, encoded by the coding sequence ATGCTTAAAAATGACCGCTGGATTAGAGAAATGGCAAAAAAAGGTATGATAGAGCCTTTTCATGGAGAAATAACAGGAAAGGGGATTATCTCATATGGAGTTAGTTCATATGGCTACGATATGAGAGTATCTGATGAGTTCAAGATATTCACTCCAAAAAAAGATACGATTATTGATCCAAAGAAGATCGAACCAAATTGTTTCGAAAATTTTAAGGGTGATGTTTGTATAGTTCCTCAAAATTCATTTGTCCTTGCGCGTTCTCTTGAATATTTCAGGATTCCAAGAAATGTTCTTGCTATATGTCTTGGAAAATCAACATATGCAAGATGTGGAATAATTATCAATGTAACTCCACTTGAACCTGAATGGGAAGGATACGTCACAATAGAAATATCGAATACCGCACCTTTGCCTGCTAAGATATATGCAAATGAAGGTATTGCACAACTTCTATTTCTTGAAGGTTCTGAAATTTGCCAAATTTCTTATGCAGATAAGAAAGGGAAGTATCAATCACAAAAAGAAATAACAATAGCAAAGACTTAA
- a CDS encoding HypC/HybG/HupF family hydrogenase formation chaperone, whose product MCLAIPSKIIKIEDSRAVVDVYGAQREISLLVLEEPVNIGDYVIVHAGFAIQKLQENDAKERLGYFNQYLAALEKEEFPSEEPVKKPRKRTKTVK is encoded by the coding sequence ATGTGTCTTGCAATACCATCAAAAATTATAAAGATAGAAGACTCAAGAGCTGTAGTAGATGTATACGGTGCACAGCGTGAGATTAGCCTACTTGTACTTGAAGAACCTGTAAATATTGGGGATTATGTTATTGTTCATGCAGGGTTTGCAATCCAGAAACTTCAGGAAAATGACGCAAAGGAGAGGCTCGGTTACTTTAATCAATATCTTGCTGCTTTAGAAAAAGAGGAGTTCCCCTCAGAGGAACCTGTAAAAAAACCACGTAAAAGGACAAAAACAGTTAAATAA